DNA sequence from the Candidatus Binataceae bacterium genome:
GCCCGATGCGATCGCTGCGCGCGGTGTTTACGAGAGCGATCTCAAGTTCGGCGCGTTTCTGCAAAATGAAGAGGCGCGCCTGCTGCGGCTCTACGACAGCGGCCTTCCGCGCGAAGAGATTCTGGCCCGCCGGGGCGAGCTGTTTTCTCAGATCAACGCCGATTACGCGAAGCTGAAACCGTCACTGTCGGGACTCGAACGTTTCGACCTCGATACGATCAAGCTCAACAACGCGGTCTTACTGAACTACCTGATCTACTTTCATCAGCTCGAGACCTTCGCGGCGTTGGAGCGGCTGCATCACGGCGACGTGCGCGCGACCATCGCGGCGATCATCGCGCTGGCCAAGTCCGAACCGAGCGACCCGTTCTACGCGATCTGGCAAGCGACGCTGAACGCTCCTCCGTCCTAACGAAGTGAGTTGGAGCGCAGGATCTCCGCAAACTGTTCTGTGGATAACCAAGGCGGGTGACGCCGTGGTATCTCGCCTGGGTCAATCGTGACACGCTCAGGATCGACCGAACAAATCGGAGGATCTGATGAAGGTAATATCTTTACTGGGAGGGGCTGCGCTCGCCCTGACGGGCTGGGCTGCTCTGGCTTCCGCCACTGCGCTGAAGGGACCTTCCCTCAACGACAATCAAGTTGTCCAAAATGAGCAACTCGCGCAAAACGACCGAGTCGCCGAAAATGACCGCGGAGACCGAAAAGACCGGTACGACCAGTGGTATCAGGGCCAGCGTGGGCGCTGGAACCAGGAGTCTAACGGTTGGCAATGGCGGGCCGCGCAGGGCGACCAGTGGTATCAAGGACGGCGCGGACATTGGTATCGGGAGCATAATGGTTGGCAGTGGAGGGGCTCAGACGCCGGCAGGTGATGGTCGACGTACAGTGCCTTTGATACCAACCGGGCGGCGCCGCGGCTGACGGCGCCTAGTTGGTATCAAAACTTGCCGTGGCGGCCGGCGCCTTGCGCGAAGCGCGTCGCCCCCGCGACGGTCTCGCCCGAGCGAATCGTCGCCAGCCCAACCTGCGCCTCATGGTTGATCGCCGCGTCGAGCGGAAGCCCCCATTGCTCGTAGGCTGAGCGCCGATCGGATTTCATCGCGTTCGGCGGAAAGGCCGCGATCACCCGCGCCAGCTCAAGCGCATAAGTCAGCGCCGTCCCGTTCTCGACCAGCCGGTTCGCCAGTCCGATGCGCGCCGCCTCCTCGCCCGCGACGCCGCGGCCAGTGAGGATCATATCGAGCGCATGGCTCATCCCGATCAGCCGCGGCAGCCGAATCGTGCCGCCGTCGATCAGCGGCACCCCGAAGCGCCGGCAGAACACGCCGAACACCGCCTCGCGCGCCGCCACCCGCAAGTCGCACCAGAGCGCCAGTTCGAGCCCGCCGGCCACGGCGTAGCCTTCAACCGCCGCGACGACCGGCTTGCTCAGCAGCATCCGCGTGCACCCCATCGGCCCATCGCCGTCGAACGCAAACCGATTACCGCGTCCGCCGGAGACTGCCTTCAAGTCCGCGCCCGCGCAAAAATTACCACCGGCGCCGGTCAGTATCGCGACGTCGAGCCCGCCGTCGGCGTCGAATTTGCGGAAGGCCGCCGCGAGCGCCTCTGCGGTCGACTGATCGACGGCATTGCGCACCTCCGGTCGATTGATTGTCACGATCGCGATTCGTTCGTTGGTTGCGAATTCAACGTTCATAGACCCTCCGACGGGATCAGCTTGCGGTCGTAACGCGATGCAGCATCGATTCGAGCGCGCTCGTCAGTTGCTCCTCGAAGCCGCCGAAAAAATGGTCCGCGCCGGCGATAACCTTGAGCTGCGAGCGCGCGCCCAGTCCGCGATGGAGCGTCTCGAGCTCCGCGACCGGGCAGTAGCCATCGCGGTCGCCGGCGGCAAGGATGATCGGATGTTTGAATCGTTCAAGCGCCGTCGTATCCGCCATCCGGAGCGGCAGCGCGATCAGCGCGAGCGCCGCCAGATTATCGATCGACGGTGCGGCGGCCGCCGCCGCCATCGCACCGAATGAGTATCCCGCGAGCACGGCGCCGGTCACCACGACGCCCGCATGGCCGCTCAGGAATTGCACCGCCGCGGCCGCGTCCGCGGCCTCGCCCGCGCCGCCGCCATGTTCGCCCTCGCTCGCGCCGACGCCGCGGAAATTGAAGCGCAGCGTCGCCCATCCGAGGTTCCACATAGCCGTCAGCGCTGCATCCACGACGTTGTTGTACATCGATCCGCCATACAGCGGATGGGGATGACAGACGACTCCACCACGCACCGCTCCGGCTCCCGACGGGATCGCGAGCAGTCCTTCGAGCGTGAGCTCGCCCGAGCGAAAAGTGATTTGTTGCTCTTTCATTTTTTCACCGCGGCCTTGTCGAAATGACCCTGCCGCTCCATATACTACGAATGCTTGCCTGCGAACTATTATGCGAAAGCGCCGCCCCGCGACGGGGTTTGTAGCGATCGGCGTACGCGCTAGGCTCGGATCATGGCTGCCGAAGGCAAATTCACCTCGCTCGATCCGCAACTCTACGACTACATCCTGGCGCATGGCCATAACGGCGATCCGCTGCTCGCCGAGTTGGCTGACGAGACCGCGCACCGGCTCGGCCGCACCGCCGGGATGCAGATTGCTCCCGAGCAGGGCGCCTTCATGACGATGTTGGCGCGCGCGACCGGCGTCCGCTCCGCGATCGAGATCGGGACCTTCACCGGCTACAGCGCGATTTGCATCGCGCGGGCCCTGCCGCCCGACGGCCATCTACTTTGCTGCGACGTCAGCGAGGAGTGGACCGCGCTCGCGCGTGAGTATTGGCGCCGAGCCGGCGTTGCCGATCGGATCACGCTGAAGCTCGCCCCCGCGCTCGAAACCCTTCGCGCCCTCCCGCCCCGATCGAGCTTCGACTTCGCCTTTATCGACGCCGACAAAGCGAACTATCGCGCTTACTATGAGGAAATTCTGGCGCGCACGCGCCCGGGCGGCCTGATTCTGATCGACAATGTGCTCTGGAGCGGCGCGGTCCTCGACCGCTCGAATCAGACCGCCGACACCCGCGCGATCCGCGAGCTCAACGATTTCCTCGCCGCCGACGATCGCGTTGACGCCGTGATGCTGCCGATCGCCGACGGCCTCACTATCTGCCGCAAGAAGTAGGATAA
Encoded proteins:
- a CDS encoding crotonase/enoyl-CoA hydratase family protein: MNVEFATNERIAIVTINRPEVRNAVDQSTAEALAAAFRKFDADGGLDVAILTGAGGNFCAGADLKAVSGGRGNRFAFDGDGPMGCTRMLLSKPVVAAVEGYAVAGGLELALWCDLRVAAREAVFGVFCRRFGVPLIDGGTIRLPRLIGMSHALDMILTGRGVAGEEAARIGLANRLVENGTALTYALELARVIAAFPPNAMKSDRRSAYEQWGLPLDAAINHEAQVGLATIRSGETVAGATRFAQGAGRHGKF
- a CDS encoding alpha/beta family hydrolase codes for the protein MKEQQITFRSGELTLEGLLAIPSGAGAVRGGVVCHPHPLYGGSMYNNVVDAALTAMWNLGWATLRFNFRGVGASEGEHGGGAGEAADAAAAVQFLSGHAGVVVTGAVLAGYSFGAMAAAAAAPSIDNLAALALIALPLRMADTTALERFKHPIILAAGDRDGYCPVAELETLHRGLGARSQLKVIAGADHFFGGFEEQLTSALESMLHRVTTAS
- a CDS encoding O-methyltransferase, with protein sequence MAAEGKFTSLDPQLYDYILAHGHNGDPLLAELADETAHRLGRTAGMQIAPEQGAFMTMLARATGVRSAIEIGTFTGYSAICIARALPPDGHLLCCDVSEEWTALAREYWRRAGVADRITLKLAPALETLRALPPRSSFDFAFIDADKANYRAYYEEILARTRPGGLILIDNVLWSGAVLDRSNQTADTRAIRELNDFLAADDRVDAVMLPIADGLTICRKK